taaactagagtacgtcacaagagtaaataggttcaaaagtaaagaaaactagcatccaatgttacaacgaaataaagaatcacaagaaaatatacttcctcttcgttgcgatgtgctaacacggtcttcttccttatctcctcgctccttgattaatacaacgattcaacacctgtgaaacgtctctgaaaactacttatataggagtcccacaaaacccagctatctcagaagttggaagttcaacagaattaggagtctaaaaataataatttaaatttccgtccctgagcggccgctcaacAATCCtaagcgggcgctcagcttcgtgggcggtcgctcagcagagctgagcgggcgctcagaccccttctggaaaaaactctttttttgctcccgttctttgctgcattctgctcctatcttcccacgcgcaatgccaaacacatgccaaggcttattcttgatgaaatctctccacaaactcaagtaataccctgaaatgcacaaacactagaaaaacgcatcaaatacacaaaatacttgatttcaagacatcaattcaagccattataagacgttctaagtggtataaaatgccacttatcagcgTGTGCCCCCTACATACCCTAGGGATGATGAGGTGCGGCACCGCGAGCACGAGCGCTCCCCTCCACCTGGAAAGTTTGGGAATTATGGCCGAGGCTATCTGAGGAATGGACGAGGAAGGATGGGATACCAACATGGAAGGGCACCATACAATGGAAGAAGAGATGATGCGCCCTCCACTGAAGGAGCTCCTGTCATTGTTCCTGTAAATTCCCACAGTGCTATAGGCAATAGGTCCAGGACACGTCCTCATGTCCAGGATGGCGTGCAGATTCAAGAGAGGTTGCAAAACAATGAGGAAATACCATGACGTGGTCAGGAGGAACCTCGCATGCAGGGGAATGTTCAAAATCAGGATGGTAACATACCACAACCGCAGGCTCTGGGCGAGGGGCGGCGAGATCCACCGGTACACCCGAGGGGTAACCAAGGGGAACAACAACAAATTGCGGAGCAAACCTAACAACCTAACATTCAAACCATTCATGGAGTAGGGACGTTTAATATGAACGATCTtaagaggttgctcaaccatcttgaaggAGGTAGGGTAACGGCGACTGCGCAAGCTCCTTCCCCTTTTGTTGCTGTTGTGAGGGAAGCGCAATTGCCGGCAGGATacaggaacacaaccaatgaATTGCGTTTTCATGGGATTTCTGACCCTGTGGAATTTCTGGGGCGTTTCAACATTGagatggatgtatatcaagtacctgacTTGGCTCGACGCCATTTCCTGGAGGCCACCTTTAGAGAGGGCGCTCAGCAAtggttccaaaaacttggtccaGGGGTGATCACATCTTGGGAACAAATAAAAACCTTGTTTCTAACTCAGTTCCATGCTGCGGTGAAGTATACACCACCGGTTACCACACTGGCCAATGTGATACAGAAGGAAGGGGAAAGCTTGACCTCATACTTTAAAAGGTTCAATGCAGAGTCTACCTTAGTGAGAGGTGCGACTGGTGAGACACTGAAAATACTCCTTATAGCTGGTCTGCGCGTGGGAACAGATTTCTGGAAGTGTCTGCTGGGAAAAGACCCTGTGTTGTTAGCTGATGTACTTGCGCAGGAAGAATCCTTCAAAGCGATTGAACAATCGCTTGATGAAATAAAGAAGAATGATAGTGCTCATAACTCCAAAGGGCGAGCCAAGAGGAGAGATAGATATGTGAGTTTGGATTACCAGCGGAATGCCCGAAGCCCCAATAGGGTGAACACCTTGAACACGCGAAGAGAATGGAGTCCACCGTCGAACTATGAAAGGAGGGTAAGCAATTACACTCCACTAGCAGCGTCTATTGGTCATATATTCGAGGTAGATAAGGATAAAGGAATCTTCAAGAAACTAGACTGTCTGACTTTATGGTAGAGTAGAGATAAGAAGAAGTATTGTGATTACCATGAGTCCACCGATCATGACACCCACGAGTGTCGTCacctgaaagatgaaattgaagaattgATCAAAGCAGGATACCTGGGAGAATGGATTGATAAGGTGAAACGATGCATGGGAAGTGATGACAAGGGAAAAGATGAAAGGCAGCCCCCGTGGGCGGAAGACGCTGAAAAGACATCAAAGATTAAGTTCCAAAGAGCTGGTAGTATcagggcaatttttggaggacatCCCTTTGTCGGTGATAGTAATCGGGCGTTGGAAAAAAATGCAAGAGAGGCGCGACACCCGCCACTCACCAACATTCATAGCTTGGAAGATCGACCTCCATAAAAATTCAAAGGGGAGTCTACTGACATTACATTCAGGGAAAGAGAATCAAGGTGGGTACACCATCCCCATAACGATGCGCTGGTGATTACTATGCTGATTGGGGCGATGAACGTACATCGAGTTTTCTTGGATAATGGGAGCTCTGCTAACATCCTGTATTACAGCACGTACAAGAAACTGGGTTTCCCGGATAGCGACATGTAATTTGAAGATGCACACGTCTATGGCTTTACGGGAGAAGCAGTGAGAGTTATGGGTTCGGTTTGGCTTCCTGTCACACTTGGGGAAGGAGCTATGTCAGTCACTCAAATGATAGACTTCAAAGTGCTGGATCAGGACTCCGCGCATAATGTGTTGGTGGGCAGACCTTGGTTGAGAGCATTaagggtgataacctcgatacagCACTTGATGATAAAGTTTCCGACACCCAACGAAGTGGGCAGTCTGAGAGGGTCGCAATACGATTCATGCGATTGCTACCATAAGGCTGTCAAAGAATTTCGCAGGAGAAGATACGAGGGAAAAGGCCTTCCATTTGAGGATGCTGAGGACATTCAGATAAAACCAAGTGGAGAGGTTTATGCCCAATATTTTATGGAAGGTCCCGAGGAAGAAGAAACTCATGCTACCGAGACTCCTGTTTTGACAAAGGGAATTGTTTTGAGGATTCGTAGTGTGGAAGAAATTATTGTGAACCATATGGAAGAGATCGTGCAAAAGGAAGTTAATGGAGAAAAATTGGAAGGAAGAAGTGAAATTTTATAGAGTCTCAAAAGTAGTCCCAAGTTGGATGCTCCTCAAAATGAGGACGCGCCCTTGAAGAGTAAAAATGAAATTGAGGTTGATGCGCTTCAAAGCGAGAACACGCTCTCCACATCTGCATTGCACAAAATCATGCCTTGTCCCGAGGTGGATGCTCCCACACATGGTGACGTGCCCTCGGATGCAAAAGTAGAGGGCCGAGGACCCCCGGGATTTTGATTTTGATCTGGATCCTAGGATCCCCATGCCTGCCGAGAAAACGGGGTCGACCGAAGACACAATATCTGTTCCGGTCGATAAAGATGACCCGAGCAAGGTGTTGAAGGTGGGATCCCAGCTAAGTGATGAAATGAAGGAAAGCCTTACCCATTTCTTGGTTATAAATCTCGATGTCTTCGTATGGAGTCATTCAGACATGGTGGGAATTGACCCAGTGGTAATGTGTCATCGGTTGAATATCTTCTCTAATTGCGCGGGCATACGATAAAAGCGTCGCCCGGTGAGCGGGGAAAGGGCGATATCATTAAAAGAAGAGGTAGACCAGCTGTTGGAAGTGGGATTAATCAAAGAATCCTTCTACCCCGAGTGGCTCACAAATCCAGTGCTTGTGAAAAAGCCGAACGGGAAGTGGAAGACATGTGTAGATTTCACAGATCTCAACAAGGCCTGTCCAAAGGATAGTTTCCCGCTCCCATAAATTGATCAGTTAGTTGACGCGACGGAAGGGCACGCCTTGCTCAGTTTTATAGATGCATACTCTGGTTACAATCAAATTCCCATATATGGTCCCGATCAAAAGCATACATCTTTCATCACTAACAGGGGGCTATACTGCTACATAGGGATGCCATTTGGATTGATCGACGCTGGCATGACCTATCAGCGGTTGGTGAACATGATGTTTAAAAACCAGATTGGGAGAACCATGGAAGtatatgtggatgacatgttGGTAAAATCCAAGGAGGCGAATGACCATATCAAGCACTTGATGGAAATGTTTAGCATTCTAAGGCGGTTCTGCATGATGTTGATTCCACAAAAATGTGTATTCGGCGTGGAGTCGGGCAAGTTTCTTGGGTTCATTGTCAACCATATGGGAATTGAAGCCAACCCCGCAAAGATCAAGGAACTACTGGATATAAAATCACGCACCAATATGAAATAAGTGCAAAGCTTAACTGGGAGGATTGCCGCGCTAAATCGATTTGTTTCCAAATCGTCCGACAGATGCAAGGAATTCTTTAAGGCAATTAAGTTGGTAGGGAAAGACTTCGTATGGACACCCGAATGTGAGGAGGCTTTTAGGAGGATCAAGGAACAACTGGGAAACCCTCCCATATTGTCAAAATCGTTAGATGGAGAATCTCTAATACTGTACCTTGCAGTTTCTGAATATTCAATCAGCATTGTATTGGTAAGAGAAGAGGACGGGCAACAGTCACCAGTGTATTATGTGAGTAAGCGATTGCATGATGCTGAAACTCGCTACACAAGCATGGAGAAGCTGGCTTATGCCTTGATCCTTGCATCCAGGAAGTTACGGCCGTACTTCCAGGCCCATAGAATTAAAGTTCGTACCTCATATCCACTACGTCAAGTCCTTCACAAGCCAGAATCATCGGGGAGAATGTTGATATGGGCTGTGGAGTTCGGACAGTTCGACTTGGAATACATGCCCCGTACAGCAATTAAAGGACAAACTTTAGCCAATTTCTTGTTAGAATTTGAATCTGCTGTTGATGGTAGGGCTTTGGTAGTTCTCCATCCCCCTCATAATGAGGAATCTTTAGAAGAGTTCCCACATCCTTGGTGGATCTTGCACGTAGATGGGGcagttaacaatggaggagcaggtgCGGGAATAGTACTCGTGTCTCCGGAAGGCCATCATCTGATGAGTGCAATTCACTTCAAATTTTACGCAACAaataatgatgcggagtatgaAGCATTGATTAATGGTCTAAAGATCGCTTTGGAAATGGGAGTGCGAAACCTAATTGCGAGGAGTGACTCGGAGCTGGTGGTAAATCAGGTGAATGGGGGGTTTCAAGCTCGAGGACCGCAGACAGAATTGTATTTGAGATGCACGCAGCGCCTGATTGAAAAGTTCAGAGAAGTTAGGCTGAAATGTGTACCGCGGGAGAAGAACAGCAATGCGGATGCCCTGGCAAAAATGGGGTCACAGCAGGAAGCCGTGTTGTTGGGATCTATACCCTTAGAAATCCTGGAGATTCCTAGTATCCCGGAGGTAGAGATGATGCAAGTGGAGGAGGCACCCAAGAAAACGTGGATGACACCCATTCTCGCTTATATTCACAAGGGAACACTCCCCGGGGATAAGTTCAAGGCTCGACGACTCCACTACCAGGATACAAGGTATGTGGTGTATGATGAAGTTCTGTATAAGAGAGGATTCAATTAACCACTACTCAGATGTATttatgaagaagaaggaaattacatctTAAGGGAGGTGCATGAAGGAATTTATGGTAATCAATCGGGGGGTAGCTCTTTGGCAATGAAAGTTTTACGCCAGGGGTATTATTGGCCTATGATGAAAGATAATGCTGCGAATTTCGTCAAAgcatgtgatcgctgccagcgcttTACAAACTACTCATCTATGCCAGCGACGCTCTTGACATCCATGGTAAGCCCGTGGCcatttgccatgtggggaatagATCTTATTGGAGAACTGCCCAAGGCTAAAGGGGATATCAAGTATATTGTGGTTGCGGTggattactttactaaatgggaAGAAGCAATGCCGTTAGCGACTATCACCACAAAGAAAATCAGAGACTTTGTTTTCAACTCCATCGTGTGTAGGTTAGGAATCCCTTACAAGCTTGTGTCTGACAACGAAAAGCAGTTTGACAGCAAGGAATTGCGACAACCGTGTGAGGATCTGAAAATAAAGATGGAGTTTGCAGtggtctatcatcctcaaagcaatgggCAGACATAGGCcgtgaataaaataataaagcataccctcaaGACCAAACTGGAAGAGCGTaaagggaattggcctgaagaactctCAAAAGTGATGTGGTCCTACAACACTACTCCACGATCTACTATGGGAGAAACTCCATTTATGCTGACTTACAGCTATGAAGCTATGGTCCCCGTAGAAGTTGGTTCGGGATCACTTCGCAGAGATTGTTACACGGAAGAAGATACAGTGGTTAATCAAATGCTTCATTTGGATCTCTTGGAAGAAACAAGGAAAAATTCTCAGCTGAGGCTTGCGGCTTATCAACAACGTGccgcaaggtattataacaagaaggtaaagggacaTCTGCTGAAGGTAGGGGATTTGGTGCTCAAGAAGGTGATGCCAAACACAAAGAATCCCCAgcatggagtgtttggagctaattgggaaggaccatataagATAAAAAGCAATCTTGTGGAAATGGCCTTATCACCTTGAGGATATGGAAGGAAAGCTGGTTCCGCAAGCATGGAACgcggaacatctccgaaagtattatcagtaaggcGCGGCTCTGGCCCCTTACATATCTTTTTATTATATCTTAGGGTTGTGCCCAGATTAtagactagaagcaataaaattcctcctagcctaggggggtagtgcatgtactacttaccttagAACTGGTTGAAGGACCATTTCTTCGAATAAATttcccacagagcatagtagtcgtgggactggtgcacttttcacactagagcgcattattaataaaaaaaaattgaaattttccAAAGGCTATTTACTTGATGATTTGCTTGGCTGTATGACGCGTCCTAACCATAGGACGCGCCCTTAGGAGTAGTTCTGTACCTATATTTGTGGAAGCAATGATTGGTAAAGGGAATAACAGGTCTTAAGTAAAAATGGAACTAAGACGCATCTTGTGTCTAAGAACGCGCCCAACTAATTTTGTGCTCCAATTTTGGCACTCCATAACTAAAAACTCGAACGCGTCTTCAAGAAGGACACGTCAAGTCTGAGAGGTTAAAAATATCTTTAGAAATAAAGGGTAGACGCGTCAAGACACTAGAACGCGCCCCTCATATTTTGTGCCTTTTCTAAATACACAAGTACATCATGATATCATGCTCATTAAGAATATACTATCCAGACaattcaaaaacaaaacaaataaagaCGCATCCAAATAATGAGGACGCGCCCTTTAAGGACATCTACTTAACGTGTGATAGAAAAGAGATAACAACAAGATTTCAAAGAGCGACGCGTCCTCAGCATAGGTCGCGCCCATATTTATGACAAAATAAGATTAAGAAAATAAAAGGATGCATATGGAGGTAATTAAGAAAGGAAAGCCTTATAAAAGGAACAGGTAGATGAAATCCAGAAAATAATAAGTCGAAGTTTATAACTTGCAAGGCTTAAAAGGGCCTGCACCCTTCAAGTACTTCTGATGAAATCTTCATAAATAAATATAGGACGCGTCCTAAGCAGGAGGTGCGTCCTGAGGCTTGCCCTGGTTTTCTGGAGGAGGAGGCTGAGTATTAAGTGGAGAAGGCACCGGGGACGCGTCATCTTCCTCCAAGCCTAGAAAAACCCTCTTACTTTTGATGGAATCCGCAGCTCTGATTTTGAAGTCACTTACCCATCTGTGGGTGTCTTCATCAAATTTGGAGAAGGAATATTCTGGGTCATTTTCTATAAAGCCAAAACACCATTCCTCGAACCCAGCTGTAAAACCATTCGGATATACCAGCTTCTTCTCCTCCTTCCATCCATGCAACCTGTCATCATTTAAAGTGTCCAGCTCCAGTTACATGGTGGAGTTCAAGGCTACCATATTCTCCATGGCCTTCTCCAAAGAGGTGACATTACCTTCCAGTATCGCCTTCTCACCCTCAAGACATGTCTTGTCTTCCTAGAGCCGCTTGATCTCAGCATCTTTCTCCTGGATGATCAAAGCAGTGTTCTTTTCCAAAAGTTTGATCTTATCTTCAGCCTTGCTTTTAGCAGTGTTAGTGACAGCAAGACGCACCCTGAGTCTAGCAGCCATGTTGGCACTTTGCATGACATGCAAATGAAGCTCAGCTATAGCCCTCACTATGGTTTGCTTCATTTGCTCCACTGTCCTGAAAGTTCAGCCTCGAACTTCACCTTCAGACTTTATAGGAGCCTGCTTCCTGGCTCTCAGTTTCTTGGTGGCCCCAATGGCAAACCCCTTGGGAAGAGAAGTCATATCTATGACATAAATATGATAAGAAGTGTTAGTCATGGATACACCAAGATAAGAGGACGCGTCCTAATAGCAAGATGCGTCAAAAGTAGAATATAAAGATATATAAATTCATGAAGATATGTCAAGTAAAATGTATGCAAAGATATGAAGAATGCATGTATAAACAAAGCGACGATGACACGTCCAAAACATATGATGCATCCTACCTAAGGACATATTGACTGTGACATGGACTATGAGGAAAATATAAGTGACATGCTAATGGCATCAGTCATAAATATTATAAGAAGACGCGCCCTGTTATTAAGGCGTGCCCGAGATGAAAACGCGGATGTGGGAAAATGTTTATATATCAGCTTAAGTTAAAGATTATGTGTAAGGGGAAGGTGAACATATGCATGACGCATCGTAGGTGCATGACGTGTCCTATCCCTAATGCTCTTTACCTTGCTCTAAGTCCACTTGCCTACTAATGTCCAGTTGGACAATTTCTGCGGCATTGAGCCATTTGGCCTTCTCAGAAGCAGCGAGAACGGGTTTCCCGTTATAAAAATCTCAAAACTTGCAAAGAGAGCCCAGTCGTGGGGACAAAGCCCCTATTTTTATTCAAGTTTTCCCCAGTAATCATATCCTTGAGGTTGAAATGCTTTTCAGCATATTTCAGCACCTTCTCTTCTCTCTTTTTTCTCTTTCCTATTAGCTCTTTTTTGGTTCGTTTATCTAAAGGAGAGATAAAGATGTCAAAATCagaataaataagaaaattaagAAGTAAAACGCGTCCTAAAGTGAGGACGCGCCCTATTGATGTTTCTTACTTGGTTCTAGATTGAAGCGTATGCGGGCCCTCTTCACATCGTAAATGTAAAAATGGTTCCTTCCAGTCTCGTTCATGGCTGATTTTACCTTCATTAAACCCTTTGTTGTTTAACCATTTGTTGACAACCAAGAAATGGTACACTGGGATGGACTTCCTGATGCTGAAGAAATAGTTGAACTCTTTCATAGAGGGCGCGCCCAATTCCAGGTTATGATACATCATGTATAAGGCCCAGGCCAGTTTGTATGAGTTGGGAGAGAGTTGGACAGGGGCTACATCATACCATCTTAGGATTTTCTTGATGTATGGGTGTAAGGGCGAGCCCACACCTAGAGAGATGAGTTTTGGAGTTAGGACCATCCTGGGATTCCTCAAATTTTCTACAATAAAGATATGGGGCCTCATCATCCTGAGAGGACGGGCCCAAATCCCCTCAATGTCATAGTATTTCATGTTCCGGCCAATCTCCAATTCTGTGGCTGTGGAACTCATGCCAACACAGGCTAACTTATTCTCCCTTTTCCGCCAGACATTCTTCTCTGTCTCAGGAAGGTTCTCGAGTTCCTTCTAATTAAAATCAAGTTCCACGTCTTCTGGTTCCCAATGTTCGAGTGGAGTGTCATATTTTTTAGGAGAAATGGGATATTTCTCGGGATCAAGAGCCCTTTCTTCAAAATCCCCCTCTCTATGAGGCGAGGGCGCGCATTGGGAAGGTGACGCATCCTGAGCAGGAGACGCGTTCTCGTTTGAGATGTTTTTTTGTTTGTGTGATTTTAATGGAGGAAGGGATGATTTCATCATCAGTCCAGTCTTCAATGGCTGCTCTTGAATTGAGGATTGGAGTTCTTTTGCATTTTGATTTTCCCTTTCCCATTCTAGAGCTTATAGGGACATGCTCCATAGAGTCAGAATTGGTGTCTGACATGATTGATATTTTTGATTTGAGAGATTCGAAGACGCGTGTTTCTGCTTCAAGAAAGGAATTCGTCCTATGGAGCTTGGGGAGTTCAGGTGTGAAAGAAGTAGAAGGCGGAGAATAAATCCCAAGACGCTTGTTGAGGACCTTGAATGGGTGGAAAGGTTATGAAGAAGACGTGTCCTCCAGCTgaaaaaagaaggaagaaaatCTTGAGGACGCGTCCATATTCAAAATGAAAGAAGGCATTGGAAATAtgtaaaaaagaaaaaatatgtgTGAAAAAACAAAATTGAAAGAAGAGGGATGTGGTGAAGACGCGTCCTAAGGAATCTATCTCAAGAAACGTAGTATGAAGACGCGTCCTAGACTGACGATGCGTCTATTCCATTCTAGACTAAAATAACTAAATGAAAATATATGCAGGACGCGCCCTAGGAGGTAGATGTGTCCACAATGATGGGAGCGCAGCTGAATTTGAATCGGCTATAATCAGTTTGGGGAGATGCAATTAAAACCCTAGAAACATGCAATTACAGAATCAAATACGCAAAATATGATGCTTTGAtagatatatacacatatacatacaaaagAAAATGAAGAATAGTTAAAGTAAAAATGAAGCATATGAACGGTTTTTTACTTATTGCGGTTGGATTACTTGACCAAATGAAGAGTTAAAAGAGGATTTACATACCGTGTGAATTGAGGGTTAGATTAAGCTAAAGAAATCGAATAATGGACAACTGAATTGTCGGAATATTGAGCTTGAAGCTTGGAGGCGGCAGCGATGGCGGTTGCTGAGAGAAAATAAAGTGTTGATGGGGGTTGTGTTTTGGGATATTTATAGAGAGAAGGATGTTGACGTGTACAACAGCTGTCACGCAATGGTCGATATTAAATGTCTAAAGGTTTGACGCGTCTAGGAAACCGGACGCGTCCTCATGTTTTACAAATGGGTCAATCCAAATTTTGTTTGTGGCCTTTGAATAAAAATTCCAGTCTTGTTTTCAATTGCAAATAAAATTtgggggggtagttgttatacccaaaagGCATTGGATTGATGCGGGTCAAACGCGGTTGATTACGGTCAAATTTGGTGTTGCGTTGTAAAAGATGAGGGTGTGCCAAGGGAAGCAGGACACGCTCACCATTGAAGAAGTGTTTACAAATGAAGGTTTTGTGATAAAGCTTGAGAGTACATGCCTAAAGTAGGACGTGCCCTAAAGTTTTAGACGCGTCCAATGTGGTGGAAACATTTGACAGTTATGTTTATCTGGTAATGAAGGTTGTGTGACGCGCTCAGAGAGAAATGATGTGTCCTGATATGCTGGATGTCAGGGAAAGTAGTTGCTGGAAGAACAAACATAAGTTTCATGAGGGTCAGGATGCATCTGATGtcttaggacgcgtcctatgCGTGGTAAATGTGTTCTTAAGGGTGGCCTCATGAAAAAGAATGCATGGAAAGGAGAAATGAAGATTATTTTCACTAACTTATTtattgcaggtactctttgaagaattcccttcttgagacggtcaaggaggaggatgtccgtgaaaagcttgaaggcctccaggggtatgcctgatgattgaaggcctcctcctgtattcaacgggtgtccttgGTGGGCATGTGGGGTTAACATTGGTGTGTattttgggaactctgttcttgtattcaacaggtgtcctcgttggagaactttggagtcatcctgcactttgcacccaagagcttgggatcacctgtcctgccatctggtgggttatcctcattcgggggacagggacgcgtccgGAATTTGGagtgaaccgtggctatacctgcgtccgtaaatcaagggagatagctgtagcggagtgttatccttgcgcagggagatgcactatccgtaAAGTCCTATGATTACGGACGAgtcttgggccttcgcggttgggcctcatagttggacattcttAAAGCTAgtggaagatggattctggatggGCTTCTACCGGACCTGGGAATATGAAGTCTAAACCcagaactacgtcaggcttgatccctatataaagggtacgtaggcacattgagaggggaaagaagttgagagctaaaaaggagccaccacttgccctaatcaatctcagccaccaattaaTACACAACAAgcacacaccgcttgatttttcagcgaagaaccaccgtcata
This sequence is a window from Apium graveolens cultivar Ventura chromosome 9, ASM990537v1, whole genome shotgun sequence. Protein-coding genes within it:
- the LOC141685442 gene encoding uncharacterized protein LOC141685442 encodes the protein MGETPFMLTYSYEAMVPVEVGSGSLRRDCYTEEDTVVNQMLHLDLLEETRKNSQLRLAAYQQRAARYYNKKVKGHLLKVGDLVLKKVMPNTKNPQHGVFGANWEGPYKIKSNLVEMALSP
- the LOC141685441 gene encoding uncharacterized protein LOC141685441; amino-acid sequence: MNDLKRLLNHLEGGRVTATAQAPSPFVAVVREAQLPAGYRNTTNELRFHGISDPVEFLGRFNIEMDVYQVPDLARRHFLEATFREGAQQWFQKLGPGVITSWEQIKTLFLTQFHAAVKYTPPVTTLANVIQKEGESLTSYFKRFNAESTLVRGATGETLKILLIAGLRVGTDFWKCLLGKDPVLLADVLAQEESFKAIEQSLDEIKKNDSAHNSKGRAKRRDRYVSLDYQRNARSPNRVNTLNTRREWSPPSNYERRSRDKKKYCDYHESTDHDTHECRHLKDEIEELIKAGYLGEWIDKVKRCMGSDDKGKDERQPPWAEDAEKTSKIKFQRAGSIRAIFGGHPFVGDSNRALEKNAREARHPPLTNIHSLEDRPP